attggccctgtcgtaatgtcaggatcgggacagggatccaacacgcaaagtacaaacaggacagggtacgtataccggaccttagaatggccggactaacgtacggagagtaaagagaatggtcagaaacaagccgaggtcgagggaacgagaggacaggtgagcgaggaacaagccgggtcaaggataccagagggaaacagagtaagtcaaactagccgggtcggaaccaaaggaataactgaaatcgccagagcactgtgtgactagacaggctagaaccacgacagggcaatgagtgaatgggagaaacaggtttaaataccctggttacagtgagtatacccgcctccgacgagtcctgagtggcttccagtcacttgagtgacagatcggtccggactgacgtcatgacgtcgggcagcgtgcgtgacgtcataaaatgagacggatccctcgcggccggcgtgagagtgtctaggggagccgcgagggatggaggaagccgacctgctggaggagtaaactactaagtctctacctatttcggaggtagaggcttcaggtaccctgacacctaccTGACGTGTGCATCTTGTTAAATCTTGGTAAATCATTTAAACTAAACGAGAACCTAAGCTGTCAAAATATTGATCTCATTAATCTAAAAATGTGCCTTGACAAACGAATGCCACGACTTGTACTGCAAATGTCTATCAATTTttcttgatgtcgctgttgtggcgcaccaaggctttttgttacttttgtgcacaacaaaaataaagaattaaaaaaaaaaaaaaaatgtgttagtatgAGTgagatgagtgagtgtgtgtctgtcagtgagtgtgtatgtgtgtttatgtctgttagtgtgtgtgtgtgtgtgtgtgtttgtatgtctgttagtgtgtgtgtgtgtgtgtgtgtgttagcctgtgagtgtgtctgttagtgtgtgtgtctgactgtgtgtgtgtctgttagtgagtgtgtgtgtgtgctagtttgtgtctgttagtgactgtgtgtttgtctgtttgtgagtgtgtctgttagtgtgtgtgtttctgtcagtgaatgtgtgtgtgtatatttagaatgcggggcggagggaagggttgggtgtgggtggcgggggggaggaggggggcgcctgagttttgtcctgccttgggcagcacaaaaccaggatacaccactgcctgggaGTGAGAGCACTCTGTTCAAAGTTTTATCGGATCACGGTGGTTGCCCGATCCGATTAGGAGTTGCAGACAAGTTTTGTTGTAGCTCCCTgtcaagtcacacctccctgcatgtgacttgcacagccttccataaacacttcctgtaaagagagccctatttaggctttctttattgcaagttctgtttaattaagattttcgttTTTGTtcctttcatgcaggctctgtcaatcatagccagtggaggtatggctagggctgcataaacataaacaaagtgatttaactcctagatgacagagaattgagcagtgagactgcaggggaatgatctatacactaaaactgctttatttagctaaagtaatttaggcgactatagtgttcctttaagggctaATCGTAAAGCCAGAGCAATCTACATACAATCTATTTATCTGATATAGAATTGCCACACATAGAATCTCaacccataaaaataaataaaaaacaatatagcaAGAAATGGATTGTCTTCTAAATATTGCTAGTAAATTAAAATTTCACTGGGTAATCACTATAAATGTATGTCACAAGACAGTGCTAGCTGGTAGGATAAAGTAATCCAAAATAGCTATCCAGAATGTATGAGCCCAAACTTAGATACTTTGTTATATTCATAAACAGAATTGAAGATTCATTCCAGATACGATCTGCTGTGTAACTCACTAGCCTGTTCAACAGTTAGTATTGTCATAGCGCTTAAGGTTTGATTGTTTTCAGGAGCAGTCCTTACATTTATCACTTATTTGGCACATAGTCTATGGAAAGCCAGTTTTAACtattgtagtgtatatatatattttatattgctacCCGACGATCTAGGAATATTAAGTAAGGGGTCTATTTGGGCAGGTTTCCATGAATGGAGCAGGTTTTCTAAAGACGGATTTCAGTTTACGATCCATCTAGCAGGGGAAGGCAATTCAGACCTAGTGGTACAAGACAATCTGAGCAATATGTgagattcactaaacagtgaataccGAGAGCAGCAGAGATGATACTAGTGGGTTTATCACGAGGATTAGAGCTCTGACAGACAGTGTGGGTGGCTCTTATAAGAGCCTTTGGGTTTATAGTAAAGTAGAAGAATGCCAttacttggcgctggtgtacttGGTGACAGCCTTGGTGCCCTCGGACACGGCGTGCTTTGCCAGCTCTCCGGGTAGCAGCAGGCGCACGGCGGTCTGGATCTCCCGGGAAGTGATGGTGGAGCGCTTGTTGTAGTGAGCCAGGCGAGAGGCTTCTCCTGCGATGCGCTCAaagatatcattgacaaaggagtTCATGATCCCCATGGCCTTGGAGGAGATACCGGTGTCGGGGTGGACCTGCttcagcaccttgtacacgtagatGGCATAGCTCTCCTTCCTGGTCTTCCTACGCTTCTTGCCATCTTTCTTCTGAGTCTTGGTCACGGCTTTCTTAGAGCCTTTCTTGGCGGCTGGTGCGGACTTGGCTGGATCAGGCATGATCTACGCTGTTTGCTGGAAATACAATGACGGTCTGCGCGCTCCGACGGCTTTATTTATAGGCAGGCCATGCAAATTAAGCCCTTCCGCTTTCCGTGATGGGATTGGTCAACACAGACAGGTGACGAAACGATGTCATAGTTTCAGCAATTGATTGGTATCCTGTACAGCGCGTGTCTAATTGGCTGCTTGCAAAGCCATCCAATCCCAGAGCAGAGTGTGTCTATAAATAGCCCGTGTAAAGGGGGGTGAGGTTTTATTATCAGCGAAATTCTAGAACCAACATGTCAGGCCGTGGAAAGCAAGGAGGAAAGACCCGTGCAAAGGCGAAGACTCGCTCATCCCGCGCTGGTCTTCAGTTCCCAGTCGGCAGAGTCCACCGTCTGCTGAGGAAGGGGAATTATGCAGAGCGTGTTGGAGCCGGTGCCCCCGtctatctggctgcagtgctggagtacCTGACTGCTGAGATCCTGGAGCTGGCAGGGAATGCCGCCAGAGATAACAAGAAAACCCGCATCATTCCCCGCCATCTCCAG
This Pelobates fuscus isolate aPelFus1 chromosome 3, aPelFus1.pri, whole genome shotgun sequence DNA region includes the following protein-coding sequences:
- the LOC134601371 gene encoding histone H2A type 2-C; translated protein: MSGRGKQGGKTRAKAKTRSSRAGLQFPVGRVHRLLRKGNYAERVGAGAPVYLAAVLEYLTAEILELAGNAARDNKKTRIIPRHLQLAVRNDEELNKLLGGVTIAQGGVLPNIQAVLLPKKTESHKSKSK
- the LOC134601370 gene encoding histone H2B-like — encoded protein: MPDPAKSAPAAKKGSKKAVTKTQKKDGKKRRKTRKESYAIYVYKVLKQVHPDTGISSKAMGIMNSFVNDIFERIAGEASRLAHYNKRSTITSREIQTAVRLLLPGELAKHAVSEGTKAVTKYTSAK